From the genome of Denticeps clupeoides chromosome 4, fDenClu1.1, whole genome shotgun sequence, one region includes:
- the ndc1 gene encoding nucleoporin NDC1 isoform X1, with amino-acid sequence MFSVKQSSWFMHKVVRWRAVASFAWSVLLLPVTTSLFVFLSQASLLHPIQWITDSLCLLTASSTMFSLLLLSAVVLVIGIFIQEYCTVIPSIPCSRVALLAKVLHPRQCVHSLSHCSLGMLVTWCAAVTIGGRYRTLSHPCSESENVGQMCLNEYHLFLLLAGAFMGYSHSLLGVVQNMNYVAFHAVQQHKYMHFKGSLPRVVKCSAVQSLYSLRNYIVLYYFFGYGPRLWISQILNLQLDGSSHFLDTVAGLLDFSLLYHLWISGTFLMLTWFITVFLFRIYVSEAYSFPVQSTFTEDAEMCLPKVLSCKEPMVMKFLALQDLALLSQHSPVRRQEVFSLSQPGGHAHNWNAISRECLSLLTDLTQRLVAHHDAVASNGRPKSQGSSSDAKSVTSGSSASSAVEDLPKAYPSVSKTPGSVFLRSSTVGLNSPMTAPFTPDLDSPFSSPVIRRLTAQEDPASPWFGSVQSPHVMRRGPKLWSASTDSMVNGSPPDSPALSPRSHPASEKPSFLTQWLQNRKEQVKGFLAKRALVLYLFNKLPEASGQALFADSQAHIWALEGLSHLVAASYTEDRFGVVQTTLPNILSSMLMLLEAVDRHFKLPHASSKPSRATCSMGDSTHKTLRFALRAALKTALYRITTTFGEHLHAVQMSAEHRKRMQQFLEYKE; translated from the exons ATGTTTTCCGTGAAGCAGAGCTCCTGGTTTATGCACAAG GTTGTACGCTGGAGGGCTGTCGCCAGTTTCGCGTggtctgtgctgctgctgcctgtcACTACTTCCCTCTTTGTGTTTCTGAGTCAAGCCAGTCTGCTTCACCCGATCCAATGGATAACAG ACTCCCTTTGCCTTCTGACCGCTTCAAGCACCATgttttctctcctccttctctctgctGTGGTCTTGGTGATTGGAATTTTCATCCAGGAATATTGCACAG TCATCCCCTCCATCCCTTGCTCAAGGGTTGCTCTCTTGGCTAAAGTGCTTCATCCTAGACAGTGTGTGCATTCACTGTCGCACTGTTCACTTGGCATGTTGGTTACCTGGTGTGCAGCAGTCACCATCGGAGGCCGATATCGAACCCTGAGCCACCCCTGTTCTGAGAG TGAAAACGTTGGACAGATGTGCCTAAACGAGTACCACCTTTTCCTGCTGTTGGCCGGAGCGTTCATGGGGTACAGCCACAGTCTCCTTGGTGTTGTCCAAAACATGAACTACGTGGCATTTCATGCTGTGCAG CAACATAAGTACATGCACTTTAAAGGATCCTTGCCGAGGGTGGTGAAATGCAGTGCCGTCCAGTCTCTGTATTCGCTGAGAAATTATATAGTTCTGTACTACTTTTTTG GTTATGGCCCAAGGTTGTGGATTTCCCAAATTCTAAATCTTCAGTTGGATGG CTCATCTCACTTTTTGGACACTGTGGCAGGGCTGCTGGATTTCTCACTGCTCTACCACCTGTGGATTAGTGGAACCTTCTTGATGCTGACCTGGTTCATCACTGTGTTTCTCTTCAGGATCTATGTGTCTGAG GCGTACAGTTTTCCAGTGCAGTCTACATTTACTGAGGATGCTGAAATGTGTCTTCCCAAAGTCCTATCCTGCAAGGAGCCAATGGTTATGAAA TTTTTAGCCTTGCAAGACTTGGCTCTGTTATCTCAGCATTCGCCTGTCAGACGCCAGGAGGTCTTCAGTCTGAGTCAGCCAG GTGGTCATGCCCATAACTGGAATGCAATCAGTAGAGAGTGTCTCTCTCTACTGACTGATCTGACTCAGAGGCTGGTAGCACACCATGATGCCGTAGCCTCCAACGGCAGGCCCAAATCCCAGGGTAGCAGCAGCGATGCCAAATCAGTCACTTCAGGGAGCTCAG CCAGTTCAGCGGTTGAGGATTTACCAAAGGCATATCCTAGTGTCTCGAAGACCCCGGGCTCCGTCTTTCTTCGTTCCTCTACTGTGGGTTTGAACAGCCCAATGACTGCCCCCTTCACTCCCGACTTGGACAGCCCATTCTCCTCACCCGTGATACGGCGCTTGACTGCTCAAGAGGATCCTGCTTCTCCGTGGTTTGGCTCAGTACAGAGTCCCCATGTCATGAGAAGAGGCCCGAAGCTCTGGAGCGCCTCCACGG ATTCCATGGTAAATGGTAGTCCTCCTGACAGTCCTGCACTCAGCCCCAGATCCCATCCAGCTTCTGAAAAGCCCAGCTTCCTGACTCAGTGGCTTCAGAACCGCAAAGAGCAG GTGAAAGGTTTCTTGGCAAAGCGAGCGCTcgtgttgtatttatttaacaag CTTCCAGAAGCATCTGGCCAAGCCCTCTTTGCTGACAGCCAGGCTCACATTTGGGCACTCGAAG GGCTATCCCATTTGGTAGCAGCATCATATACAGAAGACCGGTTTGGAGTGGTGCAAACTACATTACCCAATATTCTCAGCAGCATGCTTATGCTACTTGAA GCGGTTGACCGGCATTTCAAACTGCCTCATGCATCCAGTAAACCTTCCAGAGCCACCTGCAGCATGGGCGATTCCACCCACAAGACACTGCGCTTTGCACTCAGGGCTGCGCTCAAGACCGCTCTCTACAGAATAACAACCACATTTGGGGAGCACCTGCA tgctGTGCAGATGTCTGCTGAGCACCGGAAAAGAATGCAGCAGTTTCTGGAATACAAAGAATAA
- the ndc1 gene encoding nucleoporin NDC1 isoform X2 yields the protein MFSVKQSSWFMHKVVRWRAVASFAWSVLLLPVTTSLFVFLSQASLLHPIQWITDSLCLLTASSTMFSLLLLSAVVLVIGIFIQEYCTVIPSIPCSRVALLAKVLHPRQCVHSLSHCSLGMLVTWCAAVTIGGRYRTLSHPCSESENVGQMCLNEYHLFLLLAGAFMGYSHSLLGVVQNMNYVAFHAVQQHKYMHFKGSLPRVVKCSAVQSLYSLRNYIVLYYFFGYGPRLWISQILNLQLDGSSHFLDTVAGLLDFSLLYHLWISGTFLMLTWFITVFLFRIYVSEAYSFPVQSTFTEDAEMCLPKVLSCKEPMVMKFLALQDLALLSQHSPVRRQEVFSLSQPGGHAHNWNAISRECLSLLTDLTQRLVAHHDAVASNGRPKSQGSSSDAKSVTSGSSASSAVEDLPKAYPSVSKTPGSVFLRSSTVGLNSPMTAPFTPDLDSPFSSPVIRRLTAQEDPASPWFGSVQSPHVMRRGPKLWSASTDSMVNGSPPDSPALSPRSHPASEKPSFLTQWLQNRKEQLPEASGQALFADSQAHIWALEGLSHLVAASYTEDRFGVVQTTLPNILSSMLMLLEAVDRHFKLPHASSKPSRATCSMGDSTHKTLRFALRAALKTALYRITTTFGEHLHAVQMSAEHRKRMQQFLEYKE from the exons ATGTTTTCCGTGAAGCAGAGCTCCTGGTTTATGCACAAG GTTGTACGCTGGAGGGCTGTCGCCAGTTTCGCGTggtctgtgctgctgctgcctgtcACTACTTCCCTCTTTGTGTTTCTGAGTCAAGCCAGTCTGCTTCACCCGATCCAATGGATAACAG ACTCCCTTTGCCTTCTGACCGCTTCAAGCACCATgttttctctcctccttctctctgctGTGGTCTTGGTGATTGGAATTTTCATCCAGGAATATTGCACAG TCATCCCCTCCATCCCTTGCTCAAGGGTTGCTCTCTTGGCTAAAGTGCTTCATCCTAGACAGTGTGTGCATTCACTGTCGCACTGTTCACTTGGCATGTTGGTTACCTGGTGTGCAGCAGTCACCATCGGAGGCCGATATCGAACCCTGAGCCACCCCTGTTCTGAGAG TGAAAACGTTGGACAGATGTGCCTAAACGAGTACCACCTTTTCCTGCTGTTGGCCGGAGCGTTCATGGGGTACAGCCACAGTCTCCTTGGTGTTGTCCAAAACATGAACTACGTGGCATTTCATGCTGTGCAG CAACATAAGTACATGCACTTTAAAGGATCCTTGCCGAGGGTGGTGAAATGCAGTGCCGTCCAGTCTCTGTATTCGCTGAGAAATTATATAGTTCTGTACTACTTTTTTG GTTATGGCCCAAGGTTGTGGATTTCCCAAATTCTAAATCTTCAGTTGGATGG CTCATCTCACTTTTTGGACACTGTGGCAGGGCTGCTGGATTTCTCACTGCTCTACCACCTGTGGATTAGTGGAACCTTCTTGATGCTGACCTGGTTCATCACTGTGTTTCTCTTCAGGATCTATGTGTCTGAG GCGTACAGTTTTCCAGTGCAGTCTACATTTACTGAGGATGCTGAAATGTGTCTTCCCAAAGTCCTATCCTGCAAGGAGCCAATGGTTATGAAA TTTTTAGCCTTGCAAGACTTGGCTCTGTTATCTCAGCATTCGCCTGTCAGACGCCAGGAGGTCTTCAGTCTGAGTCAGCCAG GTGGTCATGCCCATAACTGGAATGCAATCAGTAGAGAGTGTCTCTCTCTACTGACTGATCTGACTCAGAGGCTGGTAGCACACCATGATGCCGTAGCCTCCAACGGCAGGCCCAAATCCCAGGGTAGCAGCAGCGATGCCAAATCAGTCACTTCAGGGAGCTCAG CCAGTTCAGCGGTTGAGGATTTACCAAAGGCATATCCTAGTGTCTCGAAGACCCCGGGCTCCGTCTTTCTTCGTTCCTCTACTGTGGGTTTGAACAGCCCAATGACTGCCCCCTTCACTCCCGACTTGGACAGCCCATTCTCCTCACCCGTGATACGGCGCTTGACTGCTCAAGAGGATCCTGCTTCTCCGTGGTTTGGCTCAGTACAGAGTCCCCATGTCATGAGAAGAGGCCCGAAGCTCTGGAGCGCCTCCACGG ATTCCATGGTAAATGGTAGTCCTCCTGACAGTCCTGCACTCAGCCCCAGATCCCATCCAGCTTCTGAAAAGCCCAGCTTCCTGACTCAGTGGCTTCAGAACCGCAAAGAGCAG CTTCCAGAAGCATCTGGCCAAGCCCTCTTTGCTGACAGCCAGGCTCACATTTGGGCACTCGAAG GGCTATCCCATTTGGTAGCAGCATCATATACAGAAGACCGGTTTGGAGTGGTGCAAACTACATTACCCAATATTCTCAGCAGCATGCTTATGCTACTTGAA GCGGTTGACCGGCATTTCAAACTGCCTCATGCATCCAGTAAACCTTCCAGAGCCACCTGCAGCATGGGCGATTCCACCCACAAGACACTGCGCTTTGCACTCAGGGCTGCGCTCAAGACCGCTCTCTACAGAATAACAACCACATTTGGGGAGCACCTGCA tgctGTGCAGATGTCTGCTGAGCACCGGAAAAGAATGCAGCAGTTTCTGGAATACAAAGAATAA